From Halomarina salina, the proteins below share one genomic window:
- a CDS encoding AMP-binding enzyme, which yields MLHEHPDVDEVAVVGVPDETWGERVEAAVTPVPGAEPTPEELQTFVGERLADFKKPREFVFLDALPRNPTGKVLKAPLEDEESVVVGWDS from the coding sequence GTGCTCCACGAACATCCCGACGTCGACGAGGTGGCCGTCGTCGGCGTCCCCGACGAGACGTGGGGTGAGCGCGTCGAGGCCGCGGTCACGCCCGTACCGGGAGCGGAACCGACGCCCGAGGAGCTACAGACGTTCGTGGGCGAGCGACTCGCCGACTTCAAGAAGCCCCGCGAGTTCGTGTTCCTCGACGCCCTCCCGCGGAACCCGACCGGGAAGGTGCTGAAAGCGCCGCTCGAAGACGAGGAGAGCGTCGTGGTCGGGTGGGACTCCTGA